Within Mycobacteriales bacterium, the genomic segment CGCGTCGTACCAGCGGGCCGGCAACCGGTCGGGTTCGGCGAACAACGAGCGGATCGCCATGACCACAGCGCGGTGCGGCATCGGATAGGGCATCAGTAGGGCGTCCGGCATCAGCAGCCGCACCACCGGTGCGAACTGGCGGAGCCGCCGGAATGCCGGCGACGGGCAGAGCAGGATCAGCCGTTCGACCAGGTCGGGTCGGCGTAGCGCCAGCTCGAGCGCCACCCGCCCGCCGAGCGAGTTCCCGATCAGCGTCACGCGAGGCGCCTGCACGCACTCGCAGAACGCGTCGAGCCAGGCGGCGAGCTCGCTCGCCCGGTAACGCCAGCGCGGCGCGTCCGACCCGCCGAAGCCCGGCAGGTCCGGGGCGATGACCCGATGGTCGCCTACCAGGTCGGGCAGCAGCGGCAACATCGAGGCGTTCGTGCCGCCGAGGCCATGAAGCAGCACAACGGGTGGTGCGTCCGGGCGGCCGGCTTCGAGGTACGACGTGCGCACGCCTAGTGCCGTGACCACCCTCACCACCGGGTGCGACAGCGGCCGCTCGCCGATGTCGAACGCACCGTCGATCTGGAGCGCGAACGCCAGATCGCCACGGACGGTCAGGCCGTGGTCGAGGAACGCCTCGACCCCGCTGATCCGCCCGTCGAGGACCGCGGCGAGGGTGGCGGGGTCGGCGGTGATGGTCGACCTGGGACGTGCCGAGCGGCCGCGCGCCAGAAGGACGCGGCCCCGATCGAGGGTGATCGTCCAGGAGCCGACCGGTGGCGCGTCGAAGACGACGGCCCCGCGCTCGTCCGCGAGCGGCGGTTGGACGCCGTCGTACACGCGCGCGGAGAACAGCGCGTCG encodes:
- a CDS encoding alpha/beta fold hydrolase, encoding MATGVGHASARPRRAGPLSDNGSGRPGATMRTLAAIPNLDALFSARVYDGVQPPLADERGAVVFDAPPVGSWTITLDRGRVLLARGRSARPRSTITADPATLAAVLDGRISGVEAFLDHGLTVRGDLAFALQIDGAFDIGERPLSHPVVRVVTALGVRTSYLEAGRPDAPPVVLLHGLGGTNASMLPLLPDLVGDHRVIAPDLPGFGGSDAPRWRYRASELAAWLDAFCECVQAPRVTLIGNSLGGRVALELALRRPDLVERLILLCPSPAFRRLRQFAPVVRLLMPDALLMPYPMPHRAVVMAIRSLFAEPDRLPARWYDAAADEHRRLMRRYRHRRAFYSALREIYLDTAYGTEGFWDRLPRLTPPALFVWGAQDWLVPAAFSRHVSEAVPTAQCVVLDDCGHVPQFEHPERTAALIRDFLSAQGSS